Part of the Rhizobium brockwellii genome is shown below.
CGTCCGTATCCTGGTCGGCGCCCGAAGCGAGTGGCGGGGCTGCACGCCCGATTCCAGCCGCCGCATCTATTTCGCCAATCACAACAGCCATGTCGATACCGTCGCCGTCATGGCCGCCCTGCCGTGGCCGGTGCGCCGGCTGACCCACCCGATTGCGGCGCGCGACTATTGGGGAACGAGCGCTTTTCGCCGCTTTATCGCGGAGAAATGCCTGCGCGCCGTTCTGATAGACCGCAAGCCTGCGCCGGACAGCAATCCGCTGGAGCCTCTCGAGCGCCTGCTCGAGGAAGGTCGTTCGATCCTGATTTTTCCTGAGGGGACGAGAAGCGCCACCGATGAGATCGCCCCGTTTCGCAGCGGCATCTATCGCCTCGCCTGCCGTTTTCCGGACGTCGATCTGGTGCCAATCCATCTCGACAACCTTCAGCGCATCCTGCCGAAGGGAAGCATGCTGATCGTCCCGATCACCTGCACGGCGCGCTTCGGCAAGCCGCTCCGCGTCGAACCAGGCGAGGAAAAGGCCGAATTCCTGACCCGCGCCCGCGCAGCGGTGATTGAGCTCGCAGATGGGGGGCATGCCGCATGACCAGCCTTTTCTCCATCGTGCTGGCCGCGATCCTCGGCCTGCTTGCCGTCGCCTCGGCCATCGGTTTCATCCTGCAGCGACGCGCGACAGAACCCGGCTCCGTCGCCACCGTTCAGAACCTCAACGCCCGTATCCGCTCCTGGTGGATCATGGTTGCCGTCTTCGGCGGCGCGATCCTGCTCGGCGAAACGTCGACGGTCATCCTGTTCGCATTTCTATCGTTTATGGCGCTTCGCGAATTCTGGACGCTGACGCCATCGCGACGCGGCGATCATCTGGCGCTTTTCTTGTCGTTCTTCGTGGTGCTGCCGATCCATTACGTGCTGCTCGGAACCGAGTGGTACGGCCTCTTTTCCATCTTCATCCCGGTCTATGCCTTCCTGATCCTGCCGGCAGTGGCGACCCTAACGGGCGACGTCAACGAATTCCTGGCCCGCAGCGCCAGGGTGCAATGGGGATTGATGCTGACGGTCTATTCGATCAGCCATGCCCCGGCACTCCTCATGCTGGAGACCGGCACGCCGCCGGCACTTCTTCTCGTTTATCTGGTCGTGGTCGTGCAGCTCAGCGACGTTTTCCAGTATGTCTGGGGCAAGCTCCTCGGGAAGCACCGCTTCTCGCCGAATATCAGTCCGTCGAAGACGATCGAAGGGCTGGTCGGAGGCGGCGCCTCCGCCATCCTCGCGGGAACACTGCTTTATCGCTTGACGCCGTTCTCACCGCTGCAGGCCGCTGCCATCAGCACGGTCATCGTCGTCGCCGGCTTCTTCGGCGGCTTCGTGCTCTCGGCCATCAAGCGCGATCTCAATGCCAAGGACTGGGGCTATGTGATCGAGGGCCATGGCGGTGTGCTCGACCGCCTCGACTCCATCACCTTCGCCGCGCCGCTGTTCTTCCACATCGTCCGCTATTGGTTCACCACGTAGAAGCTGGTTCTGGCTAAAGCCGGTCGATCTCCTCGAGGCTCTCGAACAGCCGGTGCTGAACATCCCGCTCCTGCTTGCTGATGGCGGTCATCAGCTTGCCCATCGTTCCCCGAAGGCCGTGCAGCTCGTCGACCAGCTCCATGACGACATCGACGCCGGCTTCGTTGACGCCCATGTTTGCCATGAGATCGAGGATCAGCCGGGCGCGTGCGACGTCGGCGTCGCGAAATTGCCGTTGGCCACCTGACGTCTCCGGGATCAGCCAACCCTGTTCGATCCAGAGGTCGAGCTGGACGATGTCGATTTTCAAGTAAAGACGGAATTCGAGATCATCCATGATCAAGCCTCCATGTTCTTTCTCGGATCGTGGGAGTTTGCCGTCGCCCATTCCTTCATGAAGGCCGTCAGCCGTTCATCCGGGGCGTCGGGCAGCACAATCTTCAGCGAAATGTAGACGTCGCCATGTTCGCCGCCGCGTTTTACAACACCCTTGCCCTTGAGACGCAGGACCTTGCCGCTGTTCGAATGAGGTGGCAGCGTCAAATTAACTGGTCCGGACGGCGTCGGCACACGAACCTTGCCGCCGAGCACGGCCTCGCTGAGGGAGATCGGCAGTTCCAGGCGGATATCGTCACCGTCTCGCAAGAAGAAACTGTGCGGGCGCACACGGATTTCGATCAGGGCATCGCCCGCCGGCCCGCCGCCGATGCCCGGCTCGCCCTTGCCGCGCAGCCGCAAGGTCTGGCCGTCGCGCGTCCCCGGCGGGATCTGTACGTCGAGCGCCGGGCCACTCGGCAGCTTGATCTCCGTCCTGGTGCCGTTGACGGCCTCAAGAAAGTCAACCTCCATGGAAAATTGCCGGTCACGACCACGACCACGGGTCTGGCCGCCGCCGGCACGGCGCGAAAAGAAATTGGCAAAGACATCGTCGGCATCGCCGAAGTCGGCAAAGCCGGCACTGTTGTGATAGGGATCGCCAGGGCCGTTCTTCGAGGCATAGTCGCGGTAATAGTTGCGCTGCGCCCGCTCGGCGCCGGTTATATCGATCTCGCCGCGGTCGAAGCGGCCGCGTTTTTCCTCGTCGCTCAAGATCTCGTTGGCAGCCGAAATCTCCTTGAACTGCTCCTCGGCGCGTTTGTCGCCGGGGTTAAGGTCGGGGTGGAGCTTCTTGGCGAGCTTGCGGAACGCGCTTTGAATATCCTTTTGCGTCGCATCCCGCTTTACGCCCAGAAGCTCATATGGATCCTGGCTCATACATATCTCCGGTCGGGCAGCGAATACTGCTGGTTGGTTTGGGGATGATATAGGTTGCCGGGCCGCCGTCGGGGAGGGGAGGCCGCCCGGATTGCTCTTCAGGAGGCCTTGTGGAGGTTAGAGCGGTGCCACATCTTCCGCTTGAGATGCTGAGCCTTCAAGCGCTGGCGCTGGCCGCCGATCGACAAGAACCGAGCATCCGGCGTGGCGCACGACCTTTTCGACGATCGAGGAGAAGACGTAGTCGGTGATATCGGGCACATGCGATGAAAGCAGAATGAGATCGGCCGACTTCTCCCTTGCTGAAGACACCAGCAGGGAGGCCGCAACACCGATGCGAACCTCGATGACCGCCGGTATTTCCAGCTCCTTGCAGAGCGATGACAGTTTCTTTTCGGCGTCGACGATGGCGTTCGTTTCGAATTCTTCGGGGAGGTCCATCAGGTGACGGTGCGGGATATTCTCGATGACGTGCATGACGATGACGCTTCCACCTTCATCCAACAGCGCTGCAGCCCGGCGAAGGATGCGGATTGCCGTCTGTCTGGAACCCATGCCGATACCGCAGATGATCGTTCGATACATTGAAATCCATATCCTCGAATGCGAATGATAGCACCGATCATACCGGTGTCGACTGTCCCGACATTGACGAATATCAAGCAGTAGTGCCGCAACGGCAGCGCGCATGAAATGGCCAACTGCTTCGGAACGGACCTCCGGCTGAATCGTCGCAGTTGACGGCATGGCCCTCGGCAACATTTCTCACCTGACGTCGTCACTGATTGAGGTTCATATGCCGAATTTTGCGATTATCGGATCGGGCGCGATGGGAAGTGCCGTCGCCAAACGGCTGATCGACCACGGCGCTACGGTGCTGACTTACCTCGAGGGCAGGAGCGAGCGGACGATTGCGCGGGCAAAGGCAGCCGGCATGGTGCCGGTCGGCCGCCAGGAGCTGACGAAGGCCGAGCTGATCCTGTCGATCGTTCCGCCGGCTGAGGCGATCAAGGTCGCAGACCTCATCGCGGACATATCGTCGGGGATGCCGGTCCCGCCACCCTTCGTCGACCTCAACGCCATCGCGCCGAAAACGATGCAGGCGTTGGCGGCACGCTTCGAAGGCAGCGGCGTCGAGGCGCTTGACGGTGCGATCATCGGCGGGCCGCCGGTCCCCGGCAAGCCAGGTCCGACCATCTATATCAGCGGCGACACCGCGGAGCGAAGCCGGCTGATCGAGGATTGCGGCCTGCGGATCCGCAGGCTCGACGGACCGCTCGGCGCCGCCTCGGCACTGAAGATGT
Proteins encoded:
- a CDS encoding DnaJ C-terminal domain-containing protein, with the translated sequence MSQDPYELLGVKRDATQKDIQSAFRKLAKKLHPDLNPGDKRAEEQFKEISAANEILSDEEKRGRFDRGEIDITGAERAQRNYYRDYASKNGPGDPYHNSAGFADFGDADDVFANFFSRRAGGGQTRGRGRDRQFSMEVDFLEAVNGTRTEIKLPSGPALDVQIPPGTRDGQTLRLRGKGEPGIGGGPAGDALIEIRVRPHSFFLRDGDDIRLELPISLSEAVLGGKVRVPTPSGPVNLTLPPHSNSGKVLRLKGKGVVKRGGEHGDVYISLKIVLPDAPDERLTAFMKEWATANSHDPRKNMEA
- a CDS encoding NAD(P)-dependent oxidoreductase — encoded protein: MALGNISHLTSSLIEVHMPNFAIIGSGAMGSAVAKRLIDHGATVLTYLEGRSERTIARAKAAGMVPVGRQELTKAELILSIVPPAEAIKVADLIADISSGMPVPPPFVDLNAIAPKTMQALAARFEGSGVEALDGAIIGGPPVPGKPGPTIYISGDTAERSRLIEDCGLRIRRLDGPLGAASALKMCYAGINKGFVGLGTAMLLAASRSGAAESLKAELSESLPDIDRKLSGSIPDMYPKAYRWVAEMQEIADFLGEDDPAATIFRGMADVFSRMATDVEGSRVLVGQLDEILGSTDIGS
- a CDS encoding universal stress protein, producing MYRTIICGIGMGSRQTAIRILRRAAALLDEGGSVIVMHVIENIPHRHLMDLPEEFETNAIVDAEKKLSSLCKELEIPAVIEVRIGVAASLLVSSAREKSADLILLSSHVPDITDYVFSSIVEKVVRHAGCSVLVDRRPAPALEGSASQAEDVAPL
- a CDS encoding lysophospholipid acyltransferase family protein, which produces MIALIRRLLVLFVRILVGARSEWRGCTPDSSRRIYFANHNSHVDTVAVMAALPWPVRRLTHPIAARDYWGTSAFRRFIAEKCLRAVLIDRKPAPDSNPLEPLERLLEEGRSILIFPEGTRSATDEIAPFRSGIYRLACRFPDVDLVPIHLDNLQRILPKGSMLIVPITCTARFGKPLRVEPGEEKAEFLTRARAAVIELADGGHAA
- a CDS encoding chaperone modulator CbpM, which translates into the protein MDDLEFRLYLKIDIVQLDLWIEQGWLIPETSGGQRQFRDADVARARLILDLMANMGVNEAGVDVVMELVDELHGLRGTMGKLMTAISKQERDVQHRLFESLEEIDRL
- a CDS encoding phosphatidate cytidylyltransferase; translated protein: MTSLFSIVLAAILGLLAVASAIGFILQRRATEPGSVATVQNLNARIRSWWIMVAVFGGAILLGETSTVILFAFLSFMALREFWTLTPSRRGDHLALFLSFFVVLPIHYVLLGTEWYGLFSIFIPVYAFLILPAVATLTGDVNEFLARSARVQWGLMLTVYSISHAPALLMLETGTPPALLLVYLVVVVQLSDVFQYVWGKLLGKHRFSPNISPSKTIEGLVGGGASAILAGTLLYRLTPFSPLQAAAISTVIVVAGFFGGFVLSAIKRDLNAKDWGYVIEGHGGVLDRLDSITFAAPLFFHIVRYWFTT